The DNA segment ACCAAACGGTAGAAGCTACCTTTAGTCCTTTCGACGCGATGAACGTTCTTCGTGTTTTCTTCGGTGATCGCTTCTCGCTTGCCAGAAATCGACAACTTGCCGTCTTCAATTTCCAGCTTGACATCATCCGGCTTGACACCAGGCAAGTCGACCGATACCACGTAATCATTGGCTGTCTCGACAATATCCAGTTGAGGTGTGAACTTCTCACCCTGGCCAGCGCGCAACACCGATCCGACGGTGCGCCCCAACAGCGAATCAAACATTCGCTCCAGGTCGGTCGAGAATTCTTCAATTGGCGTCAGCGAGCGATTAGGAATGTTCTGGTTCATTTGACCTCTCCCTTTTGCAAGTGTCCCACCCCGCCTGGCTGATCGAATCTTCACGAGCGACCGATCGCT comes from the Pirellulaceae bacterium genome and includes:
- a CDS encoding Hsp20/alpha crystallin family protein, with amino-acid sequence MNQNIPNRSLTPIEEFSTDLERMFDSLLGRTVGSVLRAGQGEKFTPQLDIVETANDYVVSVDLPGVKPDDVKLEIEDGKLSISGKREAITEENTKNVHRVERTKGSFYRLVALPREVDTQKVDAHYEHGVLKVTLPKSAEKQPRKIEIRATT